A single region of the Dunckerocampus dactyliophorus isolate RoL2022-P2 chromosome 3, RoL_Ddac_1.1, whole genome shotgun sequence genome encodes:
- the baz2ba gene encoding bromodomain adjacent to zinc finger domain protein 2B isoform X2, whose amino-acid sequence MESGERLASPAPTLSAARTSSPVASSSSSSSSSSPAPHSKSSLAPSPSALGSTLSTSGRLFGAAGEQPFIGSTLSSAFPLVNHPAFGALYTAGVGRPEFGGLGSLGMSAALAAHPQLGALSEWWRAAEAHGRGAAAFLPSFIGFPPFFTPHIQPNHSASPVQIRMPGKNNQASPKGVNGAVNGSGICPPTTQQGSFLASNTPAQTSTSLTKKAELSSSPCKNSPPKIVEKPTPKTERRQRKKTAEASGVSNSETGTSSDSSSDGSLSSDLEDLAEDDEEDDEDEDEEDDKKSEFSDSEKRIKKKSKVLVPNTGKTDRPLSGVPIVEHQDSKNNHIQTVPSNPPTLIPMARSVSPPVLSPTSPLALHSSRLRPDGQPQQQHFSVIQSTGLALAANSKPLALLTQPHRESSPSSSPIALTTSPKALSNSSSPKPPRLFPSSSPQHLPLSLSSSPKPVSVPSPPRSAFPLSTSPKHFALTSSVTSPQKSSLKPPQYAAAGTAKANRRKLLEDSLAQINEFRLKQTLMSQGQTFPSELRKQGPNKSPKGKSLSSSPLPPAPPPPPQNNHSNLFLSSALLGLPEPNHPNGVIQSTTQDAPLALITKPRKDSASQGKSPQCNSDGGSMPVNLSTGASRTQTSAQAGLPSQPPTTSPHAASYGSRKSKTPKCKAQTPGLAQGQGQTGHLASWKGFSQNHLVQSLVDLFRGGESGIGIPGVSIPGVGIPGVGIPGTCNPAAGLPANKESDDSGDDDDDDEDDLEEEDEDEEDSDDSLSESDSNSDSDISGKKVKESKQLSSVSSKKEMTPRRLTKSPELLNTSTDHTATSCSPLNLQVIKTPTIVTSSSALAYHSSPGSSSYTLASPLGLGKRKRVMDEKDLMTPLELGWRRETRIKNVAGRPQGEVAYYAPCGKKLRQYPDVMKYLSRYGISGITRDNFSFSAKIRVGDFYEARDGPQGLQWSLLNEEEVIPRILAMEGRRGRPPNSERQLAGEGAKVNRRRKGRPPNVGDPLPLVPEGPSPSEVKLLRKLEAQEIARQAAQMKLMRKLEKQALARAAKEARKQQAIMAAEERRKQKEQIKILKQQEKIKRIQQIRMEKELRAQQILEAKRKKKEEAANAKILEAEKRIKEKELRRQQAEILKHQELERHRLDMERERRRQHVMLMKAVEARKKAEERERLRQEKRDEKRLNKERKLEQRRLELEIARELKKPNEDMCLSDHKALPEFSRIPGLILPGRAVSDCLMLMQFLRGFGKVLGLDLNMDVPTLGMLQEGLLNVGDSMGQVQDLLVKLLCLAVCDPGLPPGQKTKTMLGDHLTNVGINRDNVSEVLQMYMGAHCANTDLAPLALSLKTKAFQAHTPAQKASILGFLANELACSKAVISEIDKNLDQMANMRKDKIIMEGKLKKLRTIYAKRTGKREASVGVEENQSIGTPSSAAKPKRKLGGDSDDDDEDDEDSDDPADDDEDEDEEDIKKVKKMETYDEDEVDHATSVEELEKQIEKLAKQHHQTRRKLFEISHSLRSMMYGQDRYRRRYWVLPHCGGVFIEAMESGEAPEELEEERQRRRRAAAEVMVKEEPLEFDLQKEKSTLLSGCSQGLAQQKDDKKDSPTQFYQQQGYVSNLCSDNLRETVKAEDQGSPHAGQNCNLMGTPLATTIVMSSSPSHNTSEPAVAKTAVIINNDTSNIPGPTSTSLSVRCLPALHESPENTPSASSPAPSPQLTLQANDQLLRVLTERSGHWFSLLPRAPCDLSSLTTTPPGALHATPQASSTPNKPKSPPPSPALPLTPSAASASASPHHPAGLLTYPLSALQVKSGGSLLGVSLGSWPSGMVCPSLPLCSSPSPMPGHSLEGNTAASVSSKSDSPLPRIEKSSSMPSPAVEIPKSLDHPMPRPIPEDMLTGWWRVSDIEELRALVGALHSRGIREKVLQRQMQKYMEIIPQVCTKHKDVAMIELRELEESQVSVESVRGWCVEEQAMEMDIAILQQVEELERKVTAASLQVKGWTHPDPQSEREDLVYYEHKPPTKSGSASAHVGDRDCKDHPEERGEKGGVMRHLDNPLDIAVTRLANLERNIERRYLRSPLGTTIQIRLDNVGTVTVPAPAPSTSADREGGEEEVAHGMKVWRKGLSEVRSAAQLAMCIQQLQRSIAWERSIMKVYCQMCRKGDNEDLLLLCDGCDKGCHTYCHKPKITSIPEGDWYCPACISKASGPTPKSKKPPNKPVASSGGTGKKSADAKKNGKQAGNGEVSEDDSASASSTPKKSSKDNSRKRKTEECSPVVPTSNQESPVCVKRAKTARDNNRDLGLCRVLLAELERHQDAWPFLTPVNLKSVPGYKKVIKKPMDFSTIREKLVSSQYQNLETFIIDVNLVFDNCEKFNEDNSDIGRAGHNMRKFFEKRWTELLKQTN is encoded by the exons ATGGAGTCTGGAGAACGGCTGGCCTCCCCTGCGCCCACCCTGTCTGCTGCTCGCACCTCCTCCCCTGTggcctcttcctcctcatcctcctcttcgtcATCTCCTGCTCCCCACTCAAAGAGCAGCCTGGCCCCGAGCCCCTCGGCACTCGGATCCACTCTTAGCACCTCTG GCCGTCTGTTTGGAGCAGCAGGAGAGCAGCCCTTTATTGGCTCCACATTGTCAAGTGCCTTTCCTCTGGTGAACCACCCAGCCTTTGGAGCCCTCTACACTGCTGGAGTGGGCAGGCCGGAGTTTGGCGGCCTTGGCTCTCTTGGCATGTCAGCTGCTCTGGCTGCCCACCCCCAGCTAGGAGCCCTCTCTG AGTGGTGGCGAGCTGCTGAAGCTCATGGACGAGGAGCTGCAGCCTTTCTTCCTTCCTTTATAGGTTTCCCGCCATTTTTCACCCCCCACATTCAGCCAAACCATAGCGCTAGTCCTGTTCAGATAAGAATGCCTGGCAAGAACAACCAAGCATCACCTAAAG GTGTGAATGGGGCAGTAAATGGCAGTGGAATATGTCCTCCCACAACACAGCAGGGGAGCTTTTTGGCAAGTAATACCCCTGCACAGACATCAACCAGTCTAACCAAAAAAGCAGAGCTTTCCAGTAGTCCCTGTAAGAATAGCCCACCtaagattgtggaaaaacccACCCCAAAAACCGAGAGG AGACAACGCAAGAAGACAGCAGAGGCTTCTGGTGTGAGTAATAGTGAAACAGGCACATCTTCGGACAGCTCAAGCGATGGCTCCCTTAGCAGTGATCTGGAGGACCTTGCAGAGGAtgatgaagaagatgatgaagatgaggatgaggaagacGACAAAAAGAGTGAATTTTCAGACTCTGAGAAAcgaataaaaaagaaatcaaag GTTCTGGTACCAAACACTGGAAAGACTGACAGACCACTCTCTGGGGTCCCTATAGTAGAGCACCAGGACAGCAAAAATAATCACATACAGACAGTCCCCTCCAATCCCCCAACCCTCATTCCCATGGCCCGCTCGGTGtctccccctgtcctgtccccGACCTCACCTCTGGCTTTGCACAGCTCCAGGTTAAGACCAGACGGGCAGCCACAGCAACAACACTTCAGTGTGATCCAGTCCACTGGCCTAGCGCTAGCTGCTAACTCAAAGCCTCTGGCTCTCCTCACTCAGCCCCACAGGGAGTCTTCACCGTCTTCCTCTCCCATTGCCCTCACCACCTCTCCAAAGGCGCTCTCCAACTCTTCCTCTCCCAAACCTCCCAGACTGTTTCCTTCCTCCTCCCCTCAGCACCTGCCCctctccctctcctcctcccccaAGCCTGTTTCGGTGCCCTCCCCCCCACGCTCAGCCTTCCCGCTGTCTACCTCCCCAAAACATTTCGCATTGACCTCATCTGTAACAAGCCCCCAGAAGTCCTCACTGAAGCCACCTCAGTACGCTGCTGCTGGCACTGCCAAAGCCAACAGGAGGAAACTGCTGGAGGACTCGCTTGCGCAGATCAATGAGTTCAGGCTGAAACAG ACTCTCATGTCCCAAGGGCAGACGTTCCCATCTGAGCTTAGGAAGCAGGGGCCAAACAAGTCTCCCAAAGGGAAGTCTCTGTCTTCTTCACCATTGCCACCCGCTCCACCTCCTCCACCCCAGAACAATCACTCCAACCTCTTCCTCTCGAGTGCCCTGCTGGGGCTTCCTGAACCTAATCACCCCAATGGAGTCATCCAAAGCACCACTCAGGACGCACCTTTGGCCCTCATCACCAAACCTCGCAAAGACTCTGCCTCTCAAGGCAAATCCCCTCAGTGCAACTCTGATGGTGGATCAATGCCTGTCAATCTTAGCACAGGGGCAAGTAGGACCCAAACAAGCGCCCAGGCTGGACTTCCGTCACAGCCGCCTACTACCTCACCTCATGCCGCCAGTTATGGATCTAGAAAGAGCAAGACCCCAAAGTGTAAGGCACAGACTCCAGGACTGGCACAAGGACAGGGGCAAACAGGGCATTTAGCAAGCTGGAAAGGCTTCTCCCAAAACCATCTGGTACAGTCTTTAGTAGATTTGTTTCGTGGAGGAGAGTCTGGGATCGGGATCCCAGGAGTTAGCATCCCTGGTGTTGGGATTCCTGGGGTCGGGATACCTGGGACTTGTAACCCTGCAGCTGGTCTCCCTGCTAACAAGGAATCTGATGACTcaggagatgatgatgatgatgatgaggatgaccttgaagaggaggatgaggatgaggaggattcTGATGATAGCTTGTCAG AATCAGACAGCAACTCAGACAGTGACATCTCTGGAAAGAAAGTGAAGGAGTCCAAGCAGCTGTCATCTGTGTCATCAAAAAAGGAGATGACTCCCCGTAGGCTAACCAAAAGCCCAGAACTACTGAACACCTCAACCGATCACACAGCCACCAGCTGCTCCCCTCTCAATCTTCAGGTCATCAAGACGCCCACTATTGTCACCAGCTCCAGTGCCTTGGCCTATCACAGCTCTCCTGGCTCCTCCTCGTACACCCTAGCCTCTCCCTTAG GTTTAGGAAAGAGGAAGCGGGTGATGGATGAGAAGGATTTGATGACACCTCTGGAGTTGGG GTGGCGGAGAGAGACTAGAATCAAAAACGTGGCAGGTCGACCTCAAGGGGAGGTAGCCTACTACGCCCCTTGTGGGAAGAAACTGAGACAGTACCCAGATGTGATGAAG TATCTATCCAGATATGGAATAAGTGGCATCACGCGTGATAATTTTAGCTTCAGTGCAAAGATCAGGGTTGGTGACTTCTATGAAGCCAGAGATGGACCCCAG GGTTTGCAGTGGAGCCTATTGAATGAAGAGGAAGTAATTCCTCGTATTTTGGCAATGGAAGGTCGGAGGGGTCGTCCCCCCAACTCAGAGCGTCAGTTAGCGGGCGAAGGTGCCAAAGTTAACCGACGGAGGAAAGGACGACCCCCTAATGTCGGTGATCCATTGCCATTGGTGCCAGAAGGTCCCAGTCCCAGTGAGGTCAAACTCCTGCGGAAACTAGAGGCTCAAG AAATAGCCCGACAGGCAGCCCAGATGAAACTCATgagaaaactagaaaagcagGCATTGGCACGTGCTGCCAAAGAAGCTCGGAAACAGCAAG CTATCATGGCAGCAGAAGAGAGAAGAAAGCAAAAAGAGCAGATCAAGATTCTCAAGCAGCAG gaaaAAATCAAGCGTATTCAGCAGATTCGGATGGAGAAAGAACTCAGGGCACAGCAAATTTTGGAG GCAAAGCGGAAAAAGAAGGAAGAAGCCGCCAATGCCAAAATATTGGAAGCTGAAAAGCGGATAAAG GAGAAAGAGTTGAGGAGACAGCAAGCGGAGATCTTGAAGCACCAG GAGTTGGAGAGGCATAGACTAGATATG GAGAGAGAAAGAAGGAGGCAGCATGTAATGCTGATGAAGGCTGTTGAAGCTCGCAAAAAAGCAGAG GAACGTGAGCGCTTGCGGCAGGAAAAAAGGGATGAGAAACGGTTGAACAAAGAGCGTAAACTTGAGCAACGGAGGCTGGAGTTGGAGATAGCAAGGGAGCTGAAAAAGCCAAATGAAGACATGTGTCTGTCTGATCATAAG GCTCTCCCTGAGTTCTCCCGAATTCCTGGGCTCATTCTTCCTGGACGCGCAGTGTCTGACTGCTTGATGCTTATGCAGTTCCTGCGAGGCTTTGGGAAGGTTTTGGGGCTGGACTTGAATATGGATGTCCCAACACTGGGTATGCTACAGGAGGGATTGCTCAATGTCGGCGACAGCATGGGCCAGGTCCAAGATCTTCTTGTCAAACTACTTTGTCTGGCAGTCTGTGACCCCGGTTTGCCCCCTGGACAGAAG ACAAAGACCATGCTGGGGGACCACTTGACCAATGTTGGCATCAACAGGGATAATGTGTCTGAGGTGCTACAGATGTACATGGGGGCCCATTGTGCCAATACTGATCTGGCCCCTCTGGCCCTCAGTCTGAAGACCAAGGCCTTCCAGGCACACACTCCTGCCCAGAAGGCCTCCATCCTGGGATTCCTAGCTAACGAACTGGCTTGCAGCAAAGCCGTTATCAG TGAAATTGATAAGAACCTGGATCAGATGGCAAACATGAGAAAAGATAAGATTATTATGGAGGGTAAACTTAAGAA GTTGAGGACTATTTATGCCAAACGCACTGGAAAGAGGGAGGCCAGTGTGGGTGTAGAAGAGAACCAGTCTATTGGTACTCCGTCATCTGCTGCGAAACCCAAGAGGAAACTTGGTGGCGACAGCGATGATGACGATGAAGACGACGAGGACAGTGACGATCCGGccgatgatgatgaggatgaggatgaggaagatATTAAGAAGGTTAAAAAAATGGAGACATATGATGAG GATGAAGTTGACCATGCCACCAGTGTGGAGGAGCTGGAAAAGCAGATAGAGAAGTTAGCTAAG CAACATCATCAGACTAGAAGAAAGCTGTTTGAAATATCACATTCCCTGCGCTCCATGATGTACGGCCAAGATCGTTACCGACGTAGATACTGGGTACTTCCCCACTGTGGAGGGGTCTTTATTGAAGCCATGGAGAGTGGAGAAG CTCCAGAGGAACTGGAGGAGGAGCGACAGAGAAGGAGGAGAGCGGCAGCAGAAGTCATGGTCAAAGAAGAACCTTTGGAGTTTGACCTCCAGAAAGAGAAATCCACCTTACTCTCTGGCTGCTCACAAGGCTTGGCGCAACAGAAGGATGACAAGAAGGACTCTCCAACTCAGTTCTACCAACAACAAGGCTATGTTTCTAACCTTTGTTCAGATAATCTCAGAGAAACGGTGAAGGCAGAGGACCAGGGGAGCCCTCATGCTGGACAAAATTGCAACCTCATGGGTACTCCTCTTGCCACAACTATCGTAATGTCATCCTCCCCCTCTCACAATACCTCTGAACCAGCAGTAGCAAAAACTGCTGTGATTATCAATAATGACACTTCTAATATCCCTGGTCCAACTTCAACGTCTTTATCTGTCCGGTGCCTGCCCGCCCTGCATGAAAGCCCAGAGAACACTCCTTCGGCCTCATCCCCCGCTCCTTCTCCACAGCTCACTCTCCAGGCCAATGACCAGCTGCTTCGAGTCCTGACAGAGAGGAGCGGACACTGGTTCAGTCTGCTTCCTCGTGCCCCCTGTGACCTCTCTTCCCTCACTACAACCCCCCCTGGAGCACTGCATGCCACTCCCCAGGCGTCCTCCACACCCAACAAACCCAAATCTCCTCCTCCATCACCTGCCCTTCCTCTCACCCCTTCTGCAGCATCAGCCTCTGCCAGCCCACACCACCCAGCTGGCCTCCTCACGTACCCGCTCTCAGCTCTGCAG GTAAAGTCAGGTGGTTCATTGCTAGGAGTGTCTTTGGGCAGCTGGCCCAGTGGCATGGTATGTCCCAGCCTGCCGCTGTGCAGCAGCCCCAGTCCCATGCCAGGTCACTCTTTGGAGGGCAATACTGCAGCAAGTGTGTCCAGTAAGAGTGACTCGCCTCTACCTCGCATTGAGAAAAGTTCATCCATGCCATCTCCTGCCGTGGAGATTCCAAAATCTCTGGACCACCCCATGCCTCGCCCCATCCCAGAGG ACATGCTGACAGGTTGGTGGCGTGTGTCTGACATAGAAGAGCTGCGGGCCTTGGTCGGTGCACTCCACAGTCGAGGCATCAGGGAGAAAGTCCTCCAGAGGCAGATGCAGAAATACATGGAGATCATTCCCCAGGTCTGCACTAAACACAAGGATG TGGCCATGATTGAACTGCGAGAGCTGGAGGAGAGCCAGGTCAGTGTGGAGTCTGTGCGAGGCTGGTGTGTGGAGGAGCAGGCCATGGAGATGGACATCGCAATTTTGCAGCAGGTTGAGGAACTAGAGAGGAAGGTGACTGCTGCCAGCTTACAAGTTAAG GGCTGGACACATCCTGATCCTCAGTCTGAGAGGGAAGACCTGGTGTATTACGAGCACAAGCCCCCCACAAAATCAGGGTCAGCATCTGCTCACGTGGGAGACAGGGACTGCAAGGATCACCCAGAGGAGCGGGGGGAGAAGGGCGGGGTGATGCGTCACCTGGACAACCCATTGGACATAGCAGTGACACGTCTGGCTAATCTGGAGCGCAACATCGAGAGAAGGTACCTGAGGAGCCCCTTAGGTACCACCATTCAGATCAGGCTGGATAATGTGGGTACGGTCACTGTCCCTGCCCCCGCACCATCCACTAGTGCTGACAGGGAAGG TGGTGAAGAGGAGGTCGCCCATGGTATGAAGGTGTGGAGGAAGGGCCTGAGTGAAGTACGCAGTGCCGCCCAGCTCGCTATGTGTATCCAGCAGCTACAGAGGTCCATCGCTTGGGAACGCTCCATCATGAAAGTG TACTGTCAGATGTGCAGGAAAGGGGACAATGAGGACCTCCTGCTACTATGTGACGGCTGTGACAAAGGCTGCCACACTTACTGTCACAAACCCAAAATCACCAGCATCCCAGAGGGAGACTGGTACTGCCCAGCTTGCATATCCAAG gcaAGTGGTCCAACTCCCAAAAGCAAAAAGCCTCCAAACAAACCAGTAGCATCCAGCGGGGGAACTGGTAAGAAAAGCGCCGATGCAAAAAAGAATGGGAAGCAGGCAGGTAACGGAGAAGTGTCTGAAGACGACTCGGCCAGTGCCAGCAGTACACCCAAGAAAAGTTCAAAAGACAACAGCCGCAAGAGAAAAACAGAGGAATGCTCACCTGTTGTGCCAACGTCCAACCAAGAGAGCCCCGTGTGTGTTAAAAGGGCCAAGACTGCTCGAGACAACAACAGAGACTTAGGTTTATGCAG GGTTCTCCTTGCTGAGTTGGAGCGACATCAGGATGCCTGGCCTTTCCTCACACCTGTTAACCTAAAATCAGTCCCTGGTTACAAGAAGGTCATCAAAAAACCGATGGATTTCTCCACCATACGTGAGAAGCTTGTGAGCAGCCA GTATCAAAACCTGGAGACTTTCATCATTGATGTCAATTTAGTGTTTGACAACTGTGAAAAGTTTAACGAGGACAATTCCGACATTGGTCGAGCTGGTCATAACATGAGGAAGTTCTTTGAGAAACGCTGGACTGAGCTTCTAAAACAAACCAATTAA